The following is a genomic window from Pectobacterium carotovorum.
AAACTCCGTTGTGATCGAGTCTACTTGCTATGAGAGTGTGGTTTCTGGACTAAAAGGAAAAATCAAAAGGTTGTTTCTGAGTAGAATTTCAACAGCCTTTTGTAGCGGTGCACCTCATCGAGAACTCATTGAGTCACTGTATTTTCCAGGCGAGATTATCACTACCTACGGAGTGGGTTTGAATAATCACGCTATGGATAATCATGTTAAACATGATAAACACCGCTATCGTGGCCGATTTTTGTATGTTGGCCGATTAGCTGAAGAAAAAGGTTTGGATTTTCTTTTGAGTTTTTTCCGCGAACATTCGGAGTTGTCACTGACTATTGTTGGCGATGGGCCACAGAGAGAGTACTTGGAACGTAGGGCCGGTGAAAATGTTCAGTTCAAAGGATATGTTAATAATTCTGAACTAAACTCTATTTTTGTGGAGCATGATGTTTTTATTTTCCCCTCAACTTCTGAGCCGTGGGGATTAGTTGTTGAAGAAGCGCTTGCATATGGTTTACCTGTTATTTGTTCAGATAAAGTTGGATGTGGACAAGATCTGGTCGAAGCATACAAAGCAGGAATAATTTTCCCTGTTAATGATATGCTCTCGTTAAGTCATGCCATATCAGAAATGAGTGAGCGGTATGATGAGTTTTGTTCAAATATATCATTGATAAATTTTGATGAAATTAATAAAAAACAAATAGAGTCATATTACTAATGATTAAAGTGAAACTGATCTCCTTTTCCTTGTCTAAGGGAGGCGCTGCAATTGCGGCGAAAAAATTTGGATGTTTACTTTTAGACAATGGGTATAGAGTCGATTTTATTAATCAGGATAACTCTGGAAGGTGGTCTTTTTTTAAAAGAGTAATTTCTTTTATCTTAGTGAAGATGCAGGTTGATAATAATCCAATAAAACATTCTTTAAATCTTTTCTCTTATAAACCAGTTATTGACTCTTTCAATTGCATCAATGATGTTCATCATTTTCACTGGATAAATAATGATACGTTGAGCATTTTTGATCTTGATAAGACTCCGCAAGGCTCGATATTTACATTACATGATGAATGGCTGTACTGCGGTGTTGAGCATTATGCACAAGTTGATCTTGAGTGTAAAAATGACAATCCAGAGTTGGATCTTGATTTTATAAATGGGTATAAATTTTTCAAGAAAGGGATTAAAGGAATAAATTGGTCTTTTTATACCTGGAAAGTTAAAAAGAGAATATTGAGTAAAAGAAAAGATATCGTTTATACCGTTCCTTCTTTGTGGATGCTTGATCGAGCTAAAAAAAGCCAGATTTTAAAGGGTGCAGATATTAGATTATTACCTAATCCAATAGACGTTGATGTTTTTAAGCCATTGAGCGCTCAGGAACGCAACGAGTTTCGACATAAAATGGGTTTTTCCGAAGATGACTTTCTGATTATTTTTGGCGCGATTGGTGGTAATAAAAATCCGATAAAAGGCGGAAGACAGCTTGAGGAATCTTTGAACCATTTAAAGTCTTTGATATCAGAAAGCGATCTTCGCCGGATTCGCCTAATAATTTTTGGCAGTGCAGAAAAGTCATCGGAAGCGTTTTCAGGTTTTTCTTGTTCACGGGTTGGGCATATTACAGAGCCTGCGGAGCTATCAGCGCTTTATTCATGTGCAGACTGCGCTGTGATTCCTTCTCTTGTTGAATCTTTTGGACAAGTCGCTGCTGAGGCTTTGGCGAGTGAAACGCCGGTGATTTGTTTTGAAACTTCTGGTCTGAAAGATATTGTTATAAATGAGCGCACAGGATTTACTGTTGAGCAGTTTGATACTTGCGCTTTTGCTTACGCAATAAAGAATATGTTCCTCCTTTCGTCAGAAAAAAGGAAGAGTATGGGGCGCTTAGGAAGGGATTTTGTTGTGGAAAATTTCTCTTACCGCGTTGTCAGTGAAAATTATTTTTCATTAATTAATGAAGTCAATAGCAAGAAACTAAATAACCTTGTGAAATAGTTTTTTATTAGGAATATACATGAAAAAGGCAATTATTAGTGGTATTACTGGTCAAGATGGTTCTTATTTGGCAGAGTTTCTTCTAGAAAAAGGTTATGAAGTTCACGGTATTGTAAGAAGAGCATCTTCTTATAATACGACACGTATTGATCATATTAGTGAGGAATATGGTCAAAATCTTCATTTACATTATGGGGATTTGACGGATACCTCGAACCTGGTTCGTCTCGTTAAAGAAATTGAGCCCGATGAATTCTATAATCTCGGTGCCCAGTCGCATGTTGCTGTGTCTTTTGAGTCACCTGAATATACCGCTGATGTTGATGCTATTGGCACACTGCGTATTCTTGAGGCGATTCGTATTAATGGATTAGAGAAAAAGACGCGTTTTTACCAGGCATCAACGTCTGAACTTTACGGTTTAGTGCAAGAGATTCCTCAACGAGAAACTACACCATTTTACCCTCGTTCGCCTTATGCTGTAGCGAAGCTATATGCATATTGGATCACGGTAAACTACCGTGAATCATATGGAATGTACGCCTGTAACGGTATTCTCTTTAACCATGAATCTCCTCGTCGTGGTGAAACATTTGTTACTCGTAAAATTACTCGAGCTATTGCCAATATCTCTCAGGGACTAGAGTCTTGTCTGCATTTGGGAAATATGGACTCTCTGCGTGACTGGGGACATGCTAAAGATTACGTCCGTATGCAGTGGCTAATGTTGCAGCAAAATAATCCAGAAGATTTTGTCATTGCAACTGGCTACCAAATTACAGTACGTGAATTTGTTCGTATGTCAGCATTGGAAGCAGGGATTGAGCTCGAGTTTAGCGGTAGCGGTGTTGATGAAATCGCGACAGTAAAATCAATCACGGGAGATAATGCGCCTGCGGTTAAAGTGGGTGATGTTATCGTCAAAGTAGATCCACGTTACTTTAGACCTGCGGAAGTTGAGACCCTCTTGGGCGATCCGGCAAAAGCAAAAGAGAAATTGGGCTGGGTTCCGGAAATCACAGTAAACGAAATGTGTGCCGAAATGGTTGCTTCAGATCTGGATAACGCGAAACAACATGTCTTACTTAAGCAACACGGATTTGACGTATCTATTTCTGTGGAGAGATAAGAATGAAAAAACGCGTTTATGTTGCTGGCCATCGAGGTATGGTCGGCTCTGCAATTGTACGGCAGCTCCAGGCAAGAAATGATGTCGAGATAGTTGTTCGTACACGTGATGAGTTGGATCTCACATCACAGAACGCAGTAAGAGATTTCTTCGCCAAAGAAAATATTGATGAAGTTTATCTCGCTGCGGCCAAAGTAGGTGGTATTCATGCGAATAATACTTATCCGGCAGAATTTATTTATGAGAACTTAATGATTGAAAGCAATATCATAAATTATGCGCACCAATCTGGTGTGCATAAATTGCTTTTTTTAGGTTCGTCATGTATTTACCCTAAACTTGTTGAACAGCCGATGAAAGAGTCGGCTTTATTAACAGATATTTTGGAGTCGACAAATGAGCCTTATGCCATTGCCAAAATAGCAGGGATAAAATTATGTGAGTCATATAATCGACAGTATGGTAGAGATTATCGTAGCGTAATGCCGACTAATCTTTATGGGGAGAATGATAACTTCCACCCCGAAAATTCTCATGTTATTCCAGCTTTAATGCGTCGTTTTCATGAAGCTAAAGTTTCAAATGCTCCTGAGGTTGTAGTCTGGGGGAGTGGCAAGCCGATGCGAGAGTTCTTGTTTGTGGATGATATGGCGTCAGCCTCTATTCACGTGATGGAACTGGATAAGGCTGTCTATGATGCTCATACCGATCCTATGCTGTCACATATCAATGTCGGGACTGGCGTTGATTGCACCATCAGTGAAATGGCTAACACAATGGCAAGAGTGGTTGGATACCAGGGCAATGTGGTATTTGACGCCAGCAAGCCTGATGGTACACCAAGAAAATTAATGGATGTCTCCAGATTAAAACAACTAGGATGGCAATATAAAATAGAATTAGAAGAAGGGTTGTTAAAAACATACAACTGGTTCTTGGCTAATCAAAGTTCTTTTAGGAAATAATATGTCAGCGTTCCTGGAAAGAGATCTGTTTAAGACCATTGTTGAAAAGACGCCTCTGGTATCTATCGATTTTGTCATTGAGAATAAATCTGGTCATATATTGTTAGGAAAACGGCTAAACCTTCCTGCTAAAGATTACTGGTTTGTTCCCGGTGGCAGAATACGAAAAGATGAGACTATCTCTAGTGCTTTCACTCGGTTAGCGTTAGATGAGCTAAATGTTCATGTAGCATTTAGCTCAGCAGATTTCATTGGGCCATACGAACATTTTTATACGGATAATTTTTCTGGAGATGATTTTTCCACCCATTATGTTGTTTTGGCCTACAAGTTAAACCTTGATATTGATTTATCTCAGCTTCCGAATAAGCAACATGATAATTATAACTGGTTCGAAATTGACCAATTGTTGTCAAGTCCAGATGTTCATGAAAATACTAAGAATTATTTCTTGAAATAAGGGTTGTTTATGATTTTACCAGTTATTATGGCCGGAGGCTCTGGTTCTCGCTTATGGCCTTTATCGCGAACTTTATATCCAAAGCAATTTCTATCGTTAATCAGCAACTTAACAATGTTGCAAGATACTGTAATGAGATTGCATGATATAGAACACCAATCTCCTCTCTTTATTTGTAACGAGGCACATCGGTTTATTGTTGCGGAGCAATTGCGACAAAAAAATATAAAACATAGTGGGATTATTTTAGAGCCCGTAGGACGTAATACGGCTCCGGCTATTGCCCTGGCTGCGCTGCAGGCTATTCAAAATGGTGACGATCCTATCCTGCTGGTTCTGGCCGCCGATCATGCTATACAGAATGAAGATGCGTTTACCGCAGCAGTTTCGTCGGCGATTGCGCATGCATCAAAAGGTAAATTGGTGACTTTCGGTATTGTGCCTGATCGGCCTGAGACTGGTTATGGATATATTCGCAGGGGTTCATCGGTTGAGAGCGCTTTTACCGTATCTTCCTTTGTAGAAAAACCAGATGCAGCTAGTGCCCAAAACTACCTGGATACTGGTGAGTATTATTGGAATAGCGGTATGTTTATGTTTAAAGCATCTCGCTATTTGAAAGAGCTACAGTGTCATAGCCCTGAAATATATCAGGCATGTAGTAAGTCGATTGAAGGGATTAATAAGGATTTAGACTTCATTCGGTTAGATAGTAAGGCTTTCCACATTTGTCCAGATGACTCCATTGATTACGCGGTGATGGAAAAAACGAGTGATGCAGTGGTCGTCCCAATGGATGCAAGCTGGAGCGATGTCGGATCATGGTCCGCGTTGTGGGATATTGCAGAAAAAGATAAGAATGGAAATGCGATTCGTGGAGATGTTTTAACTGAGAAAACCAATAGTAGTTATATCTATTCTCAGAATAAACTTGTTGCAACGGTTGGTATTGATAATCTTATTGTCGTTGAGACAAAAGATGCTGTTTTAGTAGCGAGTAAAGATAGCGTCCAAGATGTTAAGGCGATAGTTGAGAAACTGAAACGTTCCGATCGCTGTGAATACCTACAGCATCGGGAAGTGTTTCGCCCATGGGGTTCTCATGATCAAATTGCGGAAGGTGAGCGGTATCATGTAAAACGGGTTGTCGTCAAACCGGGAGAAAGAACGGCGACACAACTTCATTATCACCGGGCAGAGCACTGGGTTGTCGTTTCAGGGACAGCTAAAGTTCATAAGGGAGATGAAGTGCATTTAGTATCAGAAAACGAGTCAATTTATATCCCAATTGGTACATCACATGCGATTGAAAATCCCGGAAAAGTGATGTTGGAAATTATAGAAGTTCGCAGCGGTGCTTATTTGGGTGAGGATGATGTATTGCGCGTCGGCACTATTAGCGTAGGGTATTAAAATGAAAGTAAGTATTATCACTGCGACATACAATAGTGCTAAGACAATATCTGATACATTAAATTCATTAAATGCGCAGACCTACCCTGATATAGAATATATTATCATCGACGGTGGTTCTAAAGATAATACGTTATCTTTAATTCAAAGCAGCTGTAGTAGAGTGTCGGTTATTGTGAGCGAGCCAGACAAGGGAATATATGATGCTCTCAATAAAGGAATATCGTCTGCGACTGGCGATATTATCGGCTTCCTGCATTCAGATGATTTTTTTGCTTACCCAGACGCCGTGATGGACATCGTCGAGGCCATGCGCGTATCAAATGCTGATGCCGTATATGGTGATTTAAACTATATATCCACGACAGACAGTAATGTTATTGTTCGTAAATGGGTAAGCGGTGGGTTTGATATAAAGAAAATGAAACTCGGGTGGATGCCACCGCACCCCACTTTTTATATGAAGCGTTCTTGCTATCAGCGTTTTGGCTCTTTTGACTTGTCATATAAAATATCGGCCGATTATGATTCTTTACTTCGCTATCTCTGGATTCATAAAATAACAGTAGCGTATATACCTAAAGTTATTATAAATATGAGGGTCGGTGGTGTAAGTAATCGCTCTTTATCCAATATGATTATGAAAACAAAAGAAGATGTTAAGGCGATGAAGAGTAATAAATTACCTTGGCTAAGTGCTGTTGCAGGAAAAAATTTATCTAAAATACCCCAGTTTTTTAAGAAGTGATAAATCATGGAAAAGTTAACTTGTTTTAAGGCCTATGATATTCGTGGTCGTTTGGGAAGCGAATTAAATGATGACATTGCTTACCGCATTGGTCGTGCCTATGGCGAATTGCTCAAGCCTACGCGTGTCGTTGTTGGTGGCGATGTTCGTTTGACAAGTGAGAGCCTGAAGTTGTCTCTGGCCAATGGACTGATGGACGCAGGTGTTGATGTGCTGGATATCGGATTATCCGGTACTGAAGAGGTCTATTTCGCGACTTTCCATCTTGAAGTTGATGGTGGTATTGAAGTAACAGCAAGCCATAATCCAATTGATTATAATGGTATGAAACTGGTTCGCAGTGGTGCGAAACCCATCAGTGGTGATACGGGGTTACGAGATATCCAGTTATTGGCTGAAAAAAATAACTTCTCCCCCGTCCAGCAGGACGCCCGTGGAAGCTACACCAAGATCTCGATACTTGAAAGTTACATTGAACATTTAATGGGTTACATTAAGCCTGAAAATTTCAAACCGTTGAAACTGGTTATTAATAGTGGCAACGGTGCTGCAGGTCATATTATTGATGCCCTAGAGGAACAGTTCAATAAATTAAATATCCCTGTAACCTTTATCAAGGTACACCACGAACCCGATGGTTCATTTCCGAATGGTATTCCCAACCCGCTGTTACCTGAATGTAGAAAAGATACTTCTGATGCGGTAATCGCACATTCAGCAGATATGGGGATTGCGTTTGATGGTGATTTTGATCGCTGTTTTCTGTTTAACCATCTTGGTGAATTTATCGAGGGATACTATATCGTCGGTTTATTAGCCGAAGCTTTCCTTCAAAAGGAGCCGGGTGCAAAAATCATCCATGATCCTCGGTTAAGCTGGAACACTATTGATATCGTCAACTCCCAGCAGGGTAAGCCGGTTATGTCAAAGACGGGTCATGCCTTTATTAAAGAACGCATGCGGCAAGAAGACGCTGTCTATGGTGGAGAAATGAGTGCCCACCATTATTTCCGTTCCTTTGCGTATTGTGACTCTGGAATGATTCCGTGGTTGTTGGTTGCGGAATTGCTCTGTGTAAAAGAGAAAAGCTTGCGAGATCTCGTAAGTGAAAGAATGCAGGCCTACCCGGCATCTGGCGAGATCAACTCTACGCTGAATGAACCCGCTAAAGCGATCGATCGTGTTAAAGCTGCATACTTACCGGAAGCGTTGTCTGTCGATGAAACCGATGGCATCAGTCTGGAATTTGAATGCTGGCGCTTTAATCTTCGCTCTTCTAACACTGAGCCTGTTGTTCGCTTAAACGTTGAGTCTAAAGCCGACCATGCTCTGATGATTGAGAAAACTGAGGATATTCTTCGGTTACTACGGCAGAACTGATTTTATAAGGTCGCTGACTCCTCATCTTAAAATAAGCCCCAGCTTACTCAATCGGCGCTTCGGTTCAGCATCGCCTGGTACCTTCTCTATTCCGATATTGCAGGTTGAATCTGCTATCAATGTGAGGGGGAGTAGAAAAAGTCGATTCCTGAGATCGCTTTGTGGCTGATTGGGTGTAATCTTAGTGTCATGCGTGGCGTTGGGCATTACCCTCGCAGGGTGAAAATGATCGGCCAGATCAAAACAGTTAGATAAAAACCATCAGATTGAAGAGAGTCAATCCATGACATCATTGAAAGCTATTATCCCTGTTGCAGGTTTAGGGATGAATTTGTTACCGGTGACCAAGGCAATTCCTAAGGAAATGTTGCCGCTGGTTGACCGTCCGGTGATAGAGAAGATCGTTAACGAATGCGTTAACGCGGGGATTAAAGAAATTGTTCTGGTGACGCATGCGTCGAAAAACGCGATTGAAAACCACTTCGATACCTCGTTTGAACTTGAATCTCTGCTGGAAGAACGTGCCAAGCGCCAACTGCTGGCCGAAGTACAGTCTATCTGTCCGAAAGGCGTGACGATCATGAACGTTCGCCAGGGAGAAACGCTGGGGTTAGGCCATGCGGTCTCTTGTGCCCGACCAATCGTTGGAAACAACCCGTTTGTGGTGGTGTTGCCTGATGTGGTGCTGGATGAAAGCACGGCCGATCAGACGAAGGAAAATCTGGCGTTGTTGATCTCCCGTTTTGAAGAAACAGGACGTAGTCAGGTGTTGGTGAAGCATCGTCCTTATGAAGTGCTGCCAGAGTACTCTGTCGTTGATTGTGAGCAACCGCTGGTAAATCCAGGCGATGCCGCAGCGATTACGTCGATGATCGAAAAACCCGAAGCGCCGTCTGAAACCGGGTCTGACCTTTCCGCGGTTGGGCGTTATGTCTTAACCGCCGATGCCTGGTCATTGCTGGAAAAAGCGGTGCCTGGCGCATGGGGACGTATTCAGTTAACGGATGTCATTGCCGATATGATTGCGACTCAGCAGGTTGATGCTGTGCAGATGTCGGGCAAAAACTTTAACTGCGGCCGTAAACTGGGTTACGCACAGGCGTTTGTGTCCTATGGATTACGTAATCCTGAGTTTGGCGCTGAATTTAAAGAAAGTATTAAGGCGCTGCTGAAAAAGTAATATTGAGTGATAACACGCTGTAAAACCGCAGATTGCTGAATGGTTCTGCGGTTTTTTCTTTTCCGCGCCCTATGCTCCTGCTGGGCAAGCTTTCGCTATCAAACCAATCACTATCCACTCACGCAAAGCTGAGTTACCATGTTGGCCTGTTTTTAAATTGCCTGCGGGGTCGCAACGCGAATCGTTGTCGTCGTTGCAGGCAGGTTATCCTTCAGACAGGAGTTGCTTTAATGTCCAAACAGCAAATTGGCGTTGTCGGTATGGCGGTGATGGGGCGCAATCTGGCGCTGAACATTGAGAGCCGTGGCTATAGCGTTTCCATCTTTAACCGTTCTTCCGATAAAACCGATGAAGTTATCGCGGAAAATCCGGGTAAAAAACTGGTGCCTTCTTACACCGTTGAAGAGTTTGTCGAATCCCTGGAAAAACCCCGCCGTATTCTGCTGATGGTGAAGGCCGGTGAAGCAACCGATAAAACGATTGAATCGCTGAAGCCTTACCTGGAAAAAGGCGATATTCTGATCGATGGCGGTAACACCTTCTATAAGGATACGATTCGCCGTAACCGCGAGCTGTCCGCTGAAGGGTTTAACTTCATCGGTACAGGTGTATCCGGTGGAGAAGAGGGCGCGCTGAAAGGGCCTTCCATCATGCCGGGCGGCCAGAAGGAAGCTTATGAGCTGGTTGCCCCGATTCTGGAGCAGATTGCCGCGCGTGCTGACGGCGAAGCCTGTGTGACCTACATTGGCGCTGATGGCGCAGGCCACTACGTCAAGATGGTGCATAACGGCATTGAATACGGCGACATGCAGCTGATTGCGGAAGCCTATGCGTTGCTCAAGCAGGCATTGAATCTGGGTAATGAGGAGCTTGCCACGACGTTCTCCGAGTGGAACAAAGGTGAGCTAAGCAGCTATTTGATTGAAATCACTGCCGATGTCTTCACAAAGAAAGATGAAGACGGTAAATATCTGGTTGACGTGATTCTGGATGAAGCGGCGAATAAAGGCACCGGTAAATGGACCAGCCAAAGCTCTCTGGATCTGGGTGAACCACTGTCTCTGATCACGGAATCCGTTTTTGCCCGCTACCTTTCTTCATTGAAAGATCAGCGTGTTGCGGCGTCTAAAGTGTTGACTGGCCCGACAGCTCAGCCATTCGGTGGTGATAAAGCCGAGTTTGTTGAGAAAGTTCGCCGTGCGTTGTATCTGGGTAAAATCGTTTCTTATGCACAGGGCTTCTCACAGCTGAAAGCGGCATCTGACGAGAATAACTGGGATCTGAATTACGGCGAAATCGCCAAGATTTTCCGCGCTGGCTGCATCATTCGCGCCCAGTTCCTGCAGAAAATCACCGATGCGTATGAGCAGAAAGCGGACATCGCTAACCTGCTGCTGGCGCCTTACTTCAAGAAAGTGGCAGACGAATACCAGCAAGCGCTGCGTGACGTGGTATCTTACGCCGTTCAGCAAGGTATCCCGACGCCAACGTTCTCTGCGGCGATCGCCTATTACGACAGCTACCGCTCCGCCGTGCTGCCTGCTAACCTGATTCAGGCTCAGCGCGACTATTTCGGTGCGCATACCTACAAGCGTACGGATAAAGAAGGCGTATTCCATACCGAATGGTTGGAATAATCGTTTCTTATGCTTAGATAGTGCTGTTTGTTAATAAAACGCCAGATTAGGAAATATCTGGCGTTTTTTTATATTGCTCAATGAACACATAGATATCGTTAAGATATCTATGACTTTTTTTCTGGAATACTGTAAATTTCATTAAAGAAATCTGCTTTTTTACCGAGATCATTGCTGTTTATTACATCGGGATCTTGCTATTTTTAACAGTGTTGCAAAAATTGAGTTGTAGTTTTACTTTCTGGTGTTGCTTGTCAGAGTGGGTTTTATCCCACAGATAGTTTTATCGCCATTGAACTGTAACTCATTACTGGGAGGATCCCGGTAACGGTCGGTGAACGAGGCAAAATAAGATATTTTGCCCTTGTACTGGCTGGAATGAAGGACGGGGT
Proteins encoded in this region:
- a CDS encoding glycosyltransferase, giving the protein MYDIIFVTHLPAFYKINLYNEIAKNKKILVVFISSGSEIRNEDFIKGTMNFEYKFINQGGFELRQKYASLFHLLKLLRAVEYKKIVIGGWDLIEFWGVAFASPRAKNSVVIESTCYESVVSGLKGKIKRLFLSRISTAFCSGAPHRELIESLYFPGEIITTYGVGLNNHAMDNHVKHDKHRYRGRFLYVGRLAEEKGLDFLLSFFREHSELSLTIVGDGPQREYLERRAGENVQFKGYVNNSELNSIFVEHDVFIFPSTSEPWGLVVEEALAYGLPVICSDKVGCGQDLVEAYKAGIIFPVNDMLSLSHAISEMSERYDEFCSNISLINFDEINKKQIESYY
- a CDS encoding glycosyltransferase, with translation MIKVKLISFSLSKGGAAIAAKKFGCLLLDNGYRVDFINQDNSGRWSFFKRVISFILVKMQVDNNPIKHSLNLFSYKPVIDSFNCINDVHHFHWINNDTLSIFDLDKTPQGSIFTLHDEWLYCGVEHYAQVDLECKNDNPELDLDFINGYKFFKKGIKGINWSFYTWKVKKRILSKRKDIVYTVPSLWMLDRAKKSQILKGADIRLLPNPIDVDVFKPLSAQERNEFRHKMGFSEDDFLIIFGAIGGNKNPIKGGRQLEESLNHLKSLISESDLRRIRLIIFGSAEKSSEAFSGFSCSRVGHITEPAELSALYSCADCAVIPSLVESFGQVAAEALASETPVICFETSGLKDIVINERTGFTVEQFDTCAFAYAIKNMFLLSSEKRKSMGRLGRDFVVENFSYRVVSENYFSLINEVNSKKLNNLVK
- the gmd gene encoding GDP-mannose 4,6-dehydratase; this encodes MKKAIISGITGQDGSYLAEFLLEKGYEVHGIVRRASSYNTTRIDHISEEYGQNLHLHYGDLTDTSNLVRLVKEIEPDEFYNLGAQSHVAVSFESPEYTADVDAIGTLRILEAIRINGLEKKTRFYQASTSELYGLVQEIPQRETTPFYPRSPYAVAKLYAYWITVNYRESYGMYACNGILFNHESPRRGETFVTRKITRAIANISQGLESCLHLGNMDSLRDWGHAKDYVRMQWLMLQQNNPEDFVIATGYQITVREFVRMSALEAGIELEFSGSGVDEIATVKSITGDNAPAVKVGDVIVKVDPRYFRPAEVETLLGDPAKAKEKLGWVPEITVNEMCAEMVASDLDNAKQHVLLKQHGFDVSISVER
- the fcl gene encoding GDP-L-fucose synthase, which translates into the protein MKKRVYVAGHRGMVGSAIVRQLQARNDVEIVVRTRDELDLTSQNAVRDFFAKENIDEVYLAAAKVGGIHANNTYPAEFIYENLMIESNIINYAHQSGVHKLLFLGSSCIYPKLVEQPMKESALLTDILESTNEPYAIAKIAGIKLCESYNRQYGRDYRSVMPTNLYGENDNFHPENSHVIPALMRRFHEAKVSNAPEVVVWGSGKPMREFLFVDDMASASIHVMELDKAVYDAHTDPMLSHINVGTGVDCTISEMANTMARVVGYQGNVVFDASKPDGTPRKLMDVSRLKQLGWQYKIELEEGLLKTYNWFLANQSSFRK
- a CDS encoding GDP-mannose mannosyl hydrolase codes for the protein MSAFLERDLFKTIVEKTPLVSIDFVIENKSGHILLGKRLNLPAKDYWFVPGGRIRKDETISSAFTRLALDELNVHVAFSSADFIGPYEHFYTDNFSGDDFSTHYVVLAYKLNLDIDLSQLPNKQHDNYNWFEIDQLLSSPDVHENTKNYFLK
- a CDS encoding mannose-1-phosphate guanylyltransferase/mannose-6-phosphate isomerase, which encodes MILPVIMAGGSGSRLWPLSRTLYPKQFLSLISNLTMLQDTVMRLHDIEHQSPLFICNEAHRFIVAEQLRQKNIKHSGIILEPVGRNTAPAIALAALQAIQNGDDPILLVLAADHAIQNEDAFTAAVSSAIAHASKGKLVTFGIVPDRPETGYGYIRRGSSVESAFTVSSFVEKPDAASAQNYLDTGEYYWNSGMFMFKASRYLKELQCHSPEIYQACSKSIEGINKDLDFIRLDSKAFHICPDDSIDYAVMEKTSDAVVVPMDASWSDVGSWSALWDIAEKDKNGNAIRGDVLTEKTNSSYIYSQNKLVATVGIDNLIVVETKDAVLVASKDSVQDVKAIVEKLKRSDRCEYLQHREVFRPWGSHDQIAEGERYHVKRVVVKPGERTATQLHYHRAEHWVVVSGTAKVHKGDEVHLVSENESIYIPIGTSHAIENPGKVMLEIIEVRSGAYLGEDDVLRVGTISVGY
- a CDS encoding glycosyltransferase family 2 protein, whose amino-acid sequence is MKVSIITATYNSAKTISDTLNSLNAQTYPDIEYIIIDGGSKDNTLSLIQSSCSRVSVIVSEPDKGIYDALNKGISSATGDIIGFLHSDDFFAYPDAVMDIVEAMRVSNADAVYGDLNYISTTDSNVIVRKWVSGGFDIKKMKLGWMPPHPTFYMKRSCYQRFGSFDLSYKISADYDSLLRYLWIHKITVAYIPKVIINMRVGGVSNRSLSNMIMKTKEDVKAMKSNKLPWLSAVAGKNLSKIPQFFKK
- the cpsG gene encoding phosphomannomutase CpsG, whose amino-acid sequence is MEKLTCFKAYDIRGRLGSELNDDIAYRIGRAYGELLKPTRVVVGGDVRLTSESLKLSLANGLMDAGVDVLDIGLSGTEEVYFATFHLEVDGGIEVTASHNPIDYNGMKLVRSGAKPISGDTGLRDIQLLAEKNNFSPVQQDARGSYTKISILESYIEHLMGYIKPENFKPLKLVINSGNGAAGHIIDALEEQFNKLNIPVTFIKVHHEPDGSFPNGIPNPLLPECRKDTSDAVIAHSADMGIAFDGDFDRCFLFNHLGEFIEGYYIVGLLAEAFLQKEPGAKIIHDPRLSWNTIDIVNSQQGKPVMSKTGHAFIKERMRQEDAVYGGEMSAHHYFRSFAYCDSGMIPWLLVAELLCVKEKSLRDLVSERMQAYPASGEINSTLNEPAKAIDRVKAAYLPEALSVDETDGISLEFECWRFNLRSSNTEPVVRLNVESKADHALMIEKTEDILRLLRQN
- a CDS encoding sugar phosphate nucleotidyltransferase is translated as MTSLKAIIPVAGLGMNLLPVTKAIPKEMLPLVDRPVIEKIVNECVNAGIKEIVLVTHASKNAIENHFDTSFELESLLEERAKRQLLAEVQSICPKGVTIMNVRQGETLGLGHAVSCARPIVGNNPFVVVLPDVVLDESTADQTKENLALLISRFEETGRSQVLVKHRPYEVLPEYSVVDCEQPLVNPGDAAAITSMIEKPEAPSETGSDLSAVGRYVLTADAWSLLEKAVPGAWGRIQLTDVIADMIATQQVDAVQMSGKNFNCGRKLGYAQAFVSYGLRNPEFGAEFKESIKALLKK
- the gndA gene encoding NADP-dependent phosphogluconate dehydrogenase, with translation MSKQQIGVVGMAVMGRNLALNIESRGYSVSIFNRSSDKTDEVIAENPGKKLVPSYTVEEFVESLEKPRRILLMVKAGEATDKTIESLKPYLEKGDILIDGGNTFYKDTIRRNRELSAEGFNFIGTGVSGGEEGALKGPSIMPGGQKEAYELVAPILEQIAARADGEACVTYIGADGAGHYVKMVHNGIEYGDMQLIAEAYALLKQALNLGNEELATTFSEWNKGELSSYLIEITADVFTKKDEDGKYLVDVILDEAANKGTGKWTSQSSLDLGEPLSLITESVFARYLSSLKDQRVAASKVLTGPTAQPFGGDKAEFVEKVRRALYLGKIVSYAQGFSQLKAASDENNWDLNYGEIAKIFRAGCIIRAQFLQKITDAYEQKADIANLLLAPYFKKVADEYQQALRDVVSYAVQQGIPTPTFSAAIAYYDSYRSAVLPANLIQAQRDYFGAHTYKRTDKEGVFHTEWLE